The window AGCCTCCTAAACCTAATTCTATGTCTATATAAAGACTTGTAATGAATCATAATAACGTAAGAGAGTTTAAGAGAAATAAAGTATACCTCTTCACCATTATAATCCCTCTTCGTTCAAACAGTATCTATTCGTGTAAAGTGTAAAGATATGCTGATCAAATCAAAAATGTTCCTTGTAAACACTGAGGAGGATTCGCCTGAACTATCATTTCCGTTGAAACGAAAGGCGCACACAGAAACCAAAACTGTTTGGTTTGTGATGAAACCGTATCTGAAAACAGCGAGCTATACGCCATAGGCAGTGATATCTGCAATATATCATCATGACATTTACAATTCCGACGACATAGTTCCTAAAATTACAGGATATGCATTAAACAAAATCTTTCAGACACTCTGAACTCCCTGCAAACTTAAGAACGTCAAACACATCAGAGTTGCACAAGCTCTTCTAGTTCTTGGCAAGATACTTCCAATGATTTCAAAGATTCAAACCATTCTGGAGAACAGAGTATCCAGAGAAGTCAAATAAGCTGTGGAAATAAACTACTAGGCATTGGCGTTGCGACAAGAACCTCAAGAAAGCAGATCATGTAAACAAACTAcacttagggcctgactggttcaaccgcagcggttgcggttgcggttgcggttgcgggagtttgcggatgcgggtggttgcggtttttagcggttttaagagatttgtacgactggttctacggttagaaattggtgcgtttgcgggatacttatgactggttaactaccaaatgcagcagcggttaaataataaattaacaatatttacattttatacaattataaaaatatcaaaaataataatattattataaatataaaagttatatttagaaagttatagtttaattttttaaaaaatatagaaaatatttttattttaaagttttataatattaattaaaatataatagatatattttagcatttttataattccaatttatttttttattgaatatttttatttttttatttatattgtttttgaaaaaaaagaaattttttttatcctcccgcaaccgcccgcaaccgcaaacgctagctggaaccagcttttgaatttatgaggttcagagcggtttggagcggtttgagcgattgttgcaaaacgccgacaaccgctaccaatcgcaaaagctgcgtttgcgggtggtagctggaaaaccagtcatacccttaatCATCTGAAGGCTTTGTAAGAATAGCTCTCTAGTTACGGAGAAGCAAGCATCTagttgaataaaattttaaataatttataattctactacaaattaattttctatttatatCTAACATGTATCCATATGAGTTATTTATGAAAATCCATGTGTTGACAGTATTATTTGAACTACAtccaaaattttttataaactacTCTATATTTATTAAGTTCACATAAttgttaataattttcttagatAAATTCTAAAATTATATAAGACATCAataattttgaacaaaaaaaaaaatataagacaTCAATAAATTCTTAACTAATCTAGTCGACCACCACTAGTTGagtaatttaaaatatgtttctgATACAAATGTCCCTATAAATAACTCTAAAAATTAATTCCCTGCTTAATTTTGATTGTTTCCTTCTAATTTTCAAACAAACAGAATTGGCATGTAATTGATTAataaattcttaattaatctaGTCGACCACCACTAATTGAGagtaatttaaaatatgttttctgaTACAAATGTCCCTATAAATAACTGTAAAAATTAATTCCCTGCTTAATTTTGATGGTTTCCCTCTAATTTTCAAACAAACAGAATTGGCatgtaatttattattatttaattttctccTCGACTTGCATTTATATTCGTTACCTACCAAATGGCAGAGGGTAAAGTTAGAAACCGATAACCAAAACTCTTCCTTTCTCGCATTCCTCTCTTCCTCTCGTTTCAGCCACCGTCGCCGTCTCCACGATCCACCACGATTCACCTCCGACAACCACCGATCCCCACTCCGAGTTCCGATTCCGGCAAATCCCCCAATTCTTCACTCAAATTCTCGATCTTTCCCCTCTAATTCAAAACCCTAATTCTCGAATTTCGCATCAAGATCTAGTCTTTATCGATGGACGCGACTAGGGTTTGCTCGGAGGTTCCCGGATCTTCGAAATCGTCGCTCACGGAGTCGACCTCTCGCACGGAGACCATCAACGGCTCACACGAGTTCAAGATCAGCGGATACTCTCTCGCCAAAGGGATGGGGATAGGCAAGTACGTGGCGTCCGATACGTTCATGGTCGGTGGTTACTCGTGGGCGATCTACTTCTACCCGGATGGGAAGAGTCCTGAGGATAACTCTGTGTACGTGTCTCTGTTTATAGCTCTGGCGAGCGAAGGAGCTGATGTTAGGGCTTTGTTTGAGCTGACGCTTGTGGATCAGAGTGGTAATGAGAGGCATAAGGTTCATAGCCATTTCGGTAGGACTCTTGAGAGTGGGCCTTATACTCTTAAGTACAGAGGAAGTATGTGGTGAGTAGATTCAAGAAACTGTAGGCTAGTCTAGTCTCTACTGTGTACTGATGTGTTTATATGGTGACATGTTATGAGTGAATTCAAGAAATGCTAGCCTAGTCTCTACTTTACTTTCTGTTTTTGTGTTAATATGGTGACATGTTATGAGTGAATTCAATAAATGATAGCCTAGTCTAGTCTCTACTCTGTATTGATGTGTTAATATTGTGACATGTTATGATTGAATTCAAGAAATGCTAGCCTGTACTCATGTGTTTATATGCTGACATGTTGTGATTGAATTAAAGAAATGCTAGCCTAGTCTTTACTTTGTACTGATATGTTTATATGGTGACATGTTTCTGTTTCTCCTTTGTTTGGTTTATTGATGAATGCTTCTGGATTCAGGGGATACAAGCGGTTTTTCAAGAGGACGCTTCTGGAGTCATCGGACTATCTCAAGGACAATTGCCTCTTGGTCCGGTGCTGTGTGGGCGTGGTGAAGTCACATACAGAGGGACCGAGGAGTTACAATATCCCGGTTCCGGTTTCTGACTTGGGTCATCAGTTTGGAAAGCTTTTGGAGAGTGGGAAAGGAGTTGATGTTACATTCCAGGTTGATGGAGAAACGTTTCCTGCTCACACGTTGGTTCTTGCGGCTCGTTCTCCAGTTTTCAGGGCACAGCTTTTTGGCCCGTTGAAAAACCAAAATACCAAACGCATAGAGATAGAAGACATGGAAGCTCCCATTTTCAAGGTACTCCAGTTGCTTCTCTTTGTGGTTTAATTCTCTTGGTTCCTTAGAATGTGTCTTTAGTTTGCAGCTTTACAGGTAAATCCCATTTccttttctatttcttatattgtgaTTTGTTTGCAGATGTTCCTACATTTTATCTACTGGGACGAGTTGCCTGATATGGAAGACATAATGGGCACAGACTTGAAATGGGCATCGACCCTTGTGGCTCAGCATCTACTCGCAGCTGCAGACCGTTATGCACTTGAGCGGCTTAGAACAATCTGCGAGTCAAAACTCTGTGAAGGAATCAGCATAAACACAGTAGCGACCACCTTGGCTTTGGCAGAGCAGCATCATTGTTTCCAGCTAAAAGCTGCGTGTCTCAAATTCATAGCATTGCCACAAAACCTGAAAGGTACATATAAAAGCTCCCTTTTGTTTAAACCACTTTGATCAAATCATCATTGAAATCTAAAAGCTCCCCTTTTGTTTGTAATGTCTTTAGCTGTGATGGAAACGGATGGGTTTGATTATCTCAAGGAAAGCTGCCCGTGCTTACTAAGTGAGCTGCTGGAGTATGTAGCTAGGCTGAGTGAGCATTCTTTAACATCAACGGGGCAGAGGAAGGAGCTATATGCTGATGGTGGTGACGTGAATGGGAGACGAGTGAAGCAGCGGTTACACTGAGTAACTAACTCCGAGGAAGAGACTGATCATGTTGGGGGAGACACGTTTGGTAAACAGAATTGTAGAAGAGTCGAGATTTGTTGTGCATTTGTCATTTGTAAAAGGATTAGTGATTGATGATCTGTGTTGTGTCTAGCACGTAGAATGAAAtgttgtttttgtattttttgtacTTTTTTTGCCCTAAAGGGTATTGACTAAAACCGCTTCTCTCAAGGAAAAGTTTCATGCAACTTAAGTGATGAATCGAGGACTTGAGTTGGATACTTGGATCTAAAGTGTGAAAGTTCATTAAGTTCTCGTTTGAAGTCTTAACTTTATACATAGGAACTAACCTGAACCTTGAATATATAAGCACAAGAAGGAACAATGATCTTCGAGGTTATATCAACCATTGTGATCTTCAAGGTTATATCAACCATTGTGATCTTCAAAGTTTGACGTGGTATGTGATGTAGCTCAGTAAAAGGTCAAGCGTTCAAATTGTAATAGGAGGAGGAAAAGAATATCAAACTCATGGATTTGGCTTCGGCGATCTGACCAATGATTACAAAGTAGTGAAGCTTGTTGCTGATATCCGCCGTGTCCACTACGCTAGTGTGTATTCGTCGAAGTCAGACTCGTGGAGGCGGATCTGTGATTTGAATTACGAGCACGACCACGACCACGATGCCTTTGTTGCTGGTACGAATGTCAACGGTGCTGTTCACTGGGTGTTCATTTCATTCTTGAGGAGGCTAACAAGAGAGTCGTCTTAGCGTTTGATGTTAAAACCGAGGAGTTTCGAGAGATGCCGTTGCCTGGTGAAGCTAAGGATGTTTCTCGGAACTTTATCGCCGGGGATCTCAATGGGCGACTCTGTGTGATCAACAGTTGCGACGAGGAGCATGATGATATTTGGGTTATGAATGAGTACGGTGTAGCGAGTTCTTGGACCAGAATCCGGTTCAGATTTTTGTTCAGGTGTATGAGACCGATGTGTTCGAGTAATAACAGTGATGAGGTTCTTCTGGAGTTTGATAAAGAGATGGTATTGTACAATTTCAGAACTGACGCATGGAGGGATCTGCGAATTCGCGGGGCAAACCTCAGTGGATGGTTCGAGACTCATACCTACATAGAGAGCCTTATATCACCGAACTTGTATGGTGTTGAGAACTGAAGAAAAACTTTGTAATTTACAAGTTTAAAATGGTTGCTTAGTCTCTATGTTATATTGGTCTTGGATCAGATAACTTTCGGGGTTTTGTGTTCGGATCGGATCTATGTTATTCTCACTTATATCTATGAACAAAACCATATCCAAAAACCCAACGCAAGCAATGTTTGTGCTTTGAAACATCCGTCATATAATTATAAAGTTAACATGATTAGTGAGAATAGTCAAGAACTTAATGATGATGACACTAGGATGGCCAATATGATAAATCATAAAAGTATAAAAAGGAGCAAAGCAGAaacgttaattttttttgttcagtttTAACTAATTAACCGggtaaaaaaattcaaatatgaaACGTATACTATTTATGCTCGGTTTGACCAGTAAACCGGGAAATTGGGAATTAAATCACTTTAAAAAAACCGGTATAGACCCGAATTTATAGTTTCCGGGCGAAATTAAAGAAAGCTTCGGGTGAATGGTCACAAGCAAAACGCCAAAACAATGTACAAGAAACTCATCCATTTCCTCGGCGACGCTCTAACGGAGACGACGAAGAAGAATGAACGGCGGAGGAGAGAAGAGACCACGGAGAAAGCCTCTCTCGAGCTTCCTCCAGAGATCATCCGAGAGATCCTCCTCCGATTACCAGCCAAATCAATCGGGAGATTCAGGTGCGTCTCAAAGCTCTTCCGCTCCCTCTCATCGGATCCAAAATTCGCTAATAACCACCTAGATCTAACCATCCGAAACGACGCCGTTCACCGCAAACTCATCGTCTCATCGCATAACCTCTACGCGTTAGACTTGGATTCAATCGGATGCCAAAGATTTAGAGATTTGTTAGCTCAGGAGCTTAACTACCCTCTCAAAGAAGATCCGATTAAATTCGATGAGATGATTAAATGCCACGTGGGAGAGAATATGCTTAAACCGTATAGAAGAAACTGGGTTGAGATCATCGGATCTTCGCACGGTTTAGTGTGTATATCTCCGTGCGAAGGAGCTCTGTTCTTGTATAATCCAACCACTGGAGAATCAAAGAGATTATTAATCTCCGCCGGAGGAGAAGAGTTTCAAACTATTGGATTCGGATTCGATGATTTAACGGATGATTACAAAGTAGTGAAGCTTGTTGCTGATGGTGACAATGTACTTAAATCCAGCGTCTATTCGTTGAAGTCAGACTCTTGGAGATGGATCCGTGATTTGAGTTATGAGCATAAGGATTGCTTCAGCTCTGGTGTGACTCTCCGCGGCGCGGTCCACTGGGTGTTCGCTAACGATAGCCAGAGAGTGGTGTTAGCGTTTGATTTTAAAACGGAGGAGTTTCGAGAGATGTTGTTGCCTGGTGAAGAGGCTGAGGATTGTGGTCATAGTTATAGAAACTTTGTTGTTGGGGTTATCAACGGGCGTCTTTGTTTGGTTAATAGCTGCTACGAGGTGCATGATGATGTTTGGGTGATGGATGAGTACGGTGTAGCGAGTTCGTGGAGGAGAATCAGGATCAGTTTGTTGTATAGGTCGATGAAGCCGTTGTGTTCGAGTGAGAACGGTGAGGAGGTTCTTTTGGAGCTTGATGGAGACATGGTGTTGTACAATTTCGAGAGTCATGGGTCGAGGTATTTGGGGATTCGTGGTGTAAAGCTCAGTGATGGGTTCGAGGCTGATGCTTACGTAGAGAGTCTCATATCGCCTAACTCGTATGGTTTTGTGAACTGAAGAAACACTTTGGTGTGTTTTACGAGTTGAAGAAAGTTGTATATTCTCTTATGTTATACTCTATGAAGAAAAAGATATCCCAAAAAAAGCAAAGGAATGTCTGTGCATTGTAACATGATTCGCGAGAACATTAAAGAACTTAATGATGATAATACAATAATACATGACACCGCCTTAAAAATGTCTTAATCTTTCAAAAGCTCTAATTTATGGAGACAACGTATATAAGGCaacaagagaagagagaagccCTTGTTTAAACCCACGGATTCAACCTCCACAACCACCTTTTGCCTTTTGCGATGACTGAAGTTAACAAAAGAGTTAAGATTTACATAGGCGGCGGCTGTGAACAAGGCgtcatattatattatattatataaatatatagatcaATTTTTGATGTACAAAATAAGTAgtccatatatattatataaaatagctaa of the Brassica rapa cultivar Chiifu-401-42 chromosome A03, CAAS_Brap_v3.01, whole genome shotgun sequence genome contains:
- the LOC103859144 gene encoding F-box/kelch-repeat protein At3g06240, which codes for MYKKLIHFLGDALTETTKKNERRRREETTEKASLELPPEIIREILLRLPAKSIGRFRCVSKLFRSLSSDPKFANNHLDLTIRNDAVHRKLIVSSHNLYALDLDSIGCQRFRDLLAQELNYPLKEDPIKFDEMIKCHVGENMLKPYRRNWVEIIGSSHGLVCISPCEGALFLYNPTTGESKRLLISAGGEEFQTIGFGFDDLTDDYKVVKLVADGDNVLKSSVYSLKSDSWRWIRDLSYEHKDCFSSGVTLRGAVHWVFANDSQRVVLAFDFKTEEFREMLLPGEEAEDCGHSYRNFVVGVINGRLCLVNSCYEVHDDVWVMDEYGVASSWRRIRISLLYRSMKPLCSSENGEEVLLELDGDMVLYNFESHGSRYLGIRGVKLSDGFEADAYVESLISPNSYGFVN
- the LOC103859143 gene encoding BTB/POZ and MATH domain-containing protein 2 — translated: MDATRVCSEVPGSSKSSLTESTSRTETINGSHEFKISGYSLAKGMGIGKYVASDTFMVGGYSWAIYFYPDGKSPEDNSVYVSLFIALASEGADVRALFELTLVDQSGNERHKVHSHFGRTLESGPYTLKYRGSMWGYKRFFKRTLLESSDYLKDNCLLVRCCVGVVKSHTEGPRSYNIPVPVSDLGHQFGKLLESGKGVDVTFQVDGETFPAHTLVLAARSPVFRAQLFGPLKNQNTKRIEIEDMEAPIFKMFLHFIYWDELPDMEDIMGTDLKWASTLVAQHLLAAADRYALERLRTICESKLCEGISINTVATTLALAEQHHCFQLKAACLKFIALPQNLKAVMETDGFDYLKESCPCLLSELLEYVARLSEHSLTSTGQRKELYADGGDVNGRRVKQRLH